One region of Roseovarius faecimaris genomic DNA includes:
- the puuE gene encoding allantoinase PuuE codes for MIYERNMRGYGQHAPDAKWPGGAKIAVQFVLNYEEGGENCILHGDAASEAFLSDIPGAAQWPGQRHWNMESIYEYGARAGFWRLHRLFTGAGIPLTIYGVATALARSPEQVDAMKRAGWEIASHGLKWVEHKDMPEAEERAAIAEAVRLHIEVVGERPRGWYTGRCSLNTVRLAAEEGGFDYISDTYDDDLPHWVEFGDREQLIIPYTLEANDMRFATAPGYITGEQFFQYLKDSFDMLYAEGQEGMAKMLSIGLHCRLIGRPGKLAGLKRFIEYIQGFEDVWCPRRIDIAEHWRKTHPNRQTVGVSKMSDEAFVSRFGALFTDIPGLVERAAGLERGPAHDCVIGVHSLLCRALRQMSEAEALPHLADLPGTTRQSLEDVLLDRVKQEFATDA; via the coding sequence ATGATCTACGAGCGGAACATGCGCGGTTACGGGCAGCACGCCCCGGATGCCAAATGGCCAGGTGGCGCGAAGATCGCGGTTCAGTTCGTGTTGAATTATGAGGAAGGTGGCGAGAACTGCATCCTGCACGGCGATGCCGCCTCTGAGGCGTTTCTGTCCGATATTCCGGGTGCGGCGCAATGGCCCGGTCAACGCCATTGGAACATGGAAAGCATCTATGAATACGGCGCCCGCGCCGGGTTCTGGCGTCTTCACCGGCTGTTCACGGGGGCGGGCATCCCACTGACCATATATGGTGTCGCCACGGCGCTTGCGCGCAGCCCGGAGCAGGTGGATGCGATGAAGCGCGCAGGCTGGGAGATTGCCAGTCACGGGCTGAAATGGGTCGAACACAAGGACATGCCCGAGGCCGAAGAACGCGCCGCGATTGCCGAGGCGGTGCGCCTGCACATTGAAGTCGTTGGAGAACGCCCGCGCGGCTGGTACACGGGCCGGTGCAGCCTCAACACCGTGCGTCTGGCAGCCGAAGAAGGCGGGTTCGACTACATCAGCGATACCTATGACGACGACCTGCCGCATTGGGTGGAATTCGGGGATCGCGAACAGCTGATCATTCCGTACACGCTGGAGGCAAACGACATGCGGTTCGCCACGGCACCGGGCTATATCACCGGCGAACAGTTCTTTCAGTACCTGAAGGATTCGTTTGATATGCTCTATGCCGAAGGCCAGGAAGGCATGGCCAAGATGCTGAGCATCGGCCTGCATTGCCGCCTGATCGGCCGCCCGGGCAAACTCGCCGGGTTGAAACGGTTCATCGAGTATATCCAGGGCTTTGAAGATGTCTGGTGCCCGCGCCGGATCGATATTGCCGAGCATTGGCGCAAAACCCACCCCAACCGGCAAACGGTCGGCGTGTCAAAGATGTCCGACGAGGCGTTCGTTTCTCGGTTCGGGGCGCTCTTCACCGACATCCCCGGTCTTGTCGAGCGCGCTGCCGGTCTGGAACGCGGCCCCGCGCATGATTGTGTGATCGGCGTGCACAGCCTCTTGTGCCGGGCCTTG
- a CDS encoding aspartate/glutamate racemase family protein, translating into MKLLVVNPNTTTSMTNKIAKAARDVARPDTQIVASNSQNGPASIQGFLDVATCIPGLLDEVKQHNDVDAIVVACFDDTGVDAVRCVADVPVLGIGEAAYHAASMLATKFSVITTLSRSVPGLENNLMRYGLAQKCAKVRATDIPVLKLEEGDPATLAKIRAEIEEAITQDKAEAIVLGCAGMADLMQSLSDEFGVPVIDGVASAVCMAEALVAAGLKTSKIGAYAPYDAKDT; encoded by the coding sequence ATGAAACTCCTCGTCGTCAATCCCAACACCACCACGTCGATGACCAACAAGATCGCGAAGGCCGCGCGGGATGTCGCCCGGCCCGATACGCAGATCGTGGCAAGCAATTCGCAAAACGGACCGGCCAGTATCCAGGGCTTTCTGGACGTGGCAACCTGCATTCCCGGCCTGCTGGACGAGGTAAAGCAGCACAACGATGTCGATGCCATTGTCGTGGCCTGTTTCGACGACACAGGCGTGGATGCGGTGCGCTGTGTGGCCGATGTCCCCGTTCTGGGGATTGGCGAGGCCGCCTATCACGCCGCCAGTATGCTTGCGACCAAGTTCAGCGTAATCACCACGTTGTCCCGCTCGGTTCCGGGTTTGGAAAATAACCTCATGCGTTATGGTCTTGCGCAGAAATGCGCTAAAGTCCGGGCGACTGATATTCCGGTTCTGAAACTGGAAGAGGGCGACCCGGCCACCTTGGCCAAGATCCGCGCCGAGATCGAAGAGGCCATAACGCAGGACAAGGCCGAGGCGATTGTTCTGGGGTGTGCCGGAATGGCGGACCTGATGCAGAGCCTTTCGGACGAGTTTGGCGTGCCGGTGATCGACGGCGTCGCCTCGGCAGTGTGCATGGCCGAAGCGCTGGTTGCCGCAGGGCTGAAGACATCCAAGATCGGGGCTTATGCGCCCTATGATGCGAAAGACACCTGA
- a CDS encoding ABC transporter ATP-binding protein — MTTMLDFKDVELYYDHVYALKGVSLHVNQGETVALIGANGAGKSSILRAITGLAKPLSGSVTFEGERVDGTDPSAIVKRGIAMVPEGRRVFPYMSVKDNLMMGAFTRSDKADIQSTLDSILTRFPRLKERYSQAAGTLSGGEQQMMVIGRALMAKPKLLLLDEPSLGIAPKLVQDIARSIVAINRDEGVSVLLVEQNSRMALSISNRAYAMATGNVMIEGNSKELLHDDRIKAAYLGGEV, encoded by the coding sequence ATGACAACCATGCTGGATTTCAAGGATGTCGAACTCTACTACGATCATGTCTATGCGCTCAAAGGCGTGTCGCTTCATGTCAATCAGGGCGAAACCGTTGCGCTGATCGGGGCCAACGGTGCAGGCAAGTCGTCGATCCTGCGCGCGATTACCGGGCTGGCAAAACCGCTTTCCGGCTCGGTCACGTTCGAAGGTGAGCGCGTGGATGGCACGGATCCGTCCGCCATCGTCAAGCGCGGCATCGCCATGGTGCCCGAAGGGCGGAGGGTGTTTCCCTACATGTCGGTCAAGGACAACCTGATGATGGGGGCCTTCACCCGTTCGGACAAGGCGGACATCCAGAGCACGCTGGACAGTATCCTGACACGTTTCCCCCGCCTGAAAGAACGCTACAGTCAGGCCGCCGGCACGCTTTCGGGCGGCGAACAGCAGATGATGGTGATCGGCCGTGCGCTCATGGCCAAGCCAAAGCTGCTCTTGCTGGATGAGCCCAGCCTCGGGATCGCGCCAAAACTGGTGCAGGACATCGCGCGGTCGATCGTGGCCATCAACCGCGACGAAGGCGTATCGGTCTTGCTGGTCGAACAGAACTCCCGCATGGCGCTTTCGATCTCGAACCGGGCCTATGCCATGGCCACCGGCAATGTCATGATCGAAGGCAATTCCAAGGAGTTGCTGCATGACGACCGGATCAAGGCGGCCTATCTCGGCGGGGAGGTGTAA
- a CDS encoding ABC transporter ATP-binding protein, whose protein sequence is MNALVEIRNVTKKYGGLVANNDITFDVAENEILSVIGPNGAGKSTLFKMISSFTPTSSGEVRYRGERISNLKPHVVARKGVVRTFQETTIFKSMTVRESVIVAQHLRAKATLAGYFWGSKAAHEDVAAFGRYADELLEFLGMSEISSELAHNLPQGNLRALGIAIGLATDPKVLLLDEPFAGMNHDETMNMVNLVRSVRDERGVTVMLVEHDMPAVMSISDRIVVLNFGEKIAEGTPSEIQNNEKVIEAYLGSADDEIGM, encoded by the coding sequence ATGAACGCGCTTGTCGAAATCCGGAACGTCACCAAGAAATACGGCGGCCTTGTCGCCAATAATGACATCACCTTTGATGTGGCTGAGAATGAAATCCTGTCGGTGATCGGCCCGAACGGCGCCGGAAAGTCGACGCTGTTCAAGATGATCTCGTCCTTCACACCCACCTCATCGGGCGAGGTGCGGTACCGCGGTGAACGTATTTCCAACCTCAAGCCCCATGTGGTCGCGCGCAAAGGCGTTGTCCGCACGTTCCAGGAAACCACGATCTTCAAAAGCATGACGGTGCGCGAAAGCGTGATCGTGGCCCAGCATCTGAGGGCGAAGGCAACGCTGGCAGGGTATTTCTGGGGCTCCAAGGCCGCGCATGAGGATGTGGCCGCCTTCGGGCGCTACGCGGATGAGCTGCTGGAGTTTCTTGGCATGTCCGAGATCAGCTCCGAACTGGCCCATAACCTGCCTCAGGGCAACCTGCGGGCGCTGGGCATCGCCATCGGTCTTGCAACGGATCCGAAGGTTCTGCTGCTGGACGAGCCATTCGCGGGCATGAACCACGACGAGACCATGAATATGGTCAACCTCGTGCGCTCCGTGCGCGACGAACGCGGTGTCACGGTCATGCTGGTGGAACATGACATGCCCGCCGTGATGAGCATTTCAGACCGGATTGTCGTGCTTAACTTCGGCGAAAAAATCGCCGAAGGCACGCCGTCTGAAATTCAGAACAACGAAAAAGTCATCGAGGCCTATCTGGGCAGCGCCGACGACGAGATCGGGATGTGA
- a CDS encoding branched-chain amino acid ABC transporter permease, with amino-acid sequence MMGFSTKQLLGVGLFLLAIFVGVPLFIAATGRWDFYFTLTSVALLAIASAGVWLTFYIGRINIGQGAFALIGAYVSAILVVKAGWSFWISLPMAGLFAALVAVLIGLPILRLRGVYFAMITLVLTQVVTLTALALPITNGAKGITNIPLPAGVSLFGIPLIPDFSTLENTRMAFYFTACILMVLTYVTLYRLVNSRLGHLCRSMQQNEELASSIGVNISYIRILIFAISSFFGGIGGAMFGSISQSVYPSTFQVMDSVNFMLNCFLGGLGYVFGPMLGTLVLYFGWDLLFELGKYQMLVYSLILIGVIRFLPNGLLSLRFGKGDKK; translated from the coding sequence ATGATGGGATTTTCCACGAAACAACTGCTCGGTGTCGGCCTGTTTCTTCTGGCCATCTTCGTCGGCGTGCCGCTCTTCATCGCCGCGACCGGGCGCTGGGATTTCTACTTCACGCTGACCTCGGTGGCACTGCTTGCCATCGCCAGCGCCGGGGTTTGGCTGACCTTCTACATTGGCCGGATCAATATCGGGCAAGGGGCCTTCGCCCTGATCGGGGCCTATGTGTCGGCGATCCTGGTGGTCAAGGCGGGGTGGTCTTTCTGGATCTCCCTGCCGATGGCCGGCCTTTTCGCGGCCCTGGTTGCCGTTCTGATCGGTTTGCCCATCCTGCGGCTGCGCGGGGTCTATTTCGCGATGATCACCCTGGTGCTGACCCAGGTGGTGACGCTGACGGCGTTGGCACTGCCAATCACCAACGGCGCGAAAGGGATCACCAACATCCCGCTTCCGGCGGGCGTATCGCTCTTTGGCATCCCGCTGATCCCCGATTTCTCCACGTTGGAGAACACCCGCATGGCGTTCTACTTCACGGCCTGCATCCTTATGGTGCTGACCTATGTCACCCTGTACCGGCTGGTGAACTCGCGCCTGGGGCACCTGTGCCGCTCGATGCAGCAGAACGAGGAACTGGCCAGTTCCATCGGCGTCAACATCTCCTATATCCGTATCCTGATCTTCGCGATTTCCAGCTTCTTCGGCGGGATCGGCGGCGCGATGTTCGGCTCGATCTCGCAGTCGGTTTATCCGTCCACCTTCCAGGTCATGGACTCGGTCAATTTCATGCTCAACTGCTTCCTCGGCGGGCTGGGCTATGTCTTCGGCCCGATGCTGGGCACGCTGGTGCTCTATTTCGGATGGGACCTGCTCTTTGAGCTCGGAAAGTATCAGATGCTGGTCTATTCGCTCATCCTGATCGGCGTGATCCGGTTCCTGCCCAACGGGCTGCTCAGCCTGCGCTTTGGCAAGGGGGACAAGAAATGA
- a CDS encoding branched-chain amino acid ABC transporter permease codes for MEQILANGVYLGSQYAMIALGLTLIFALMNVLNFAHGQMYVIGGFVTYTFYGQWGVPFVLALFMSCVTLAILGALIEKYLFAPVIKKSAREESTMLLAAGIAFLLDALILIIFGEKQRGVPKIVDGVFNYDFRLIMPYDRILICVLAILSIVAFICLMQYTKTGRALRALAQDRTAAQLMGVNVDRYSMIGFALGAMLAGLVGGLLVTITGVNLGMGGPTSIKAFMMVMIGGAGVISGAIWGGIILGFMEAFGLAYLAQYGDITYLLIFVSLMIFLAIRPQGLMGKPWG; via the coding sequence ATGGAACAGATATTGGCCAATGGCGTCTATCTCGGGTCCCAATATGCGATGATCGCGCTTGGTCTGACCCTGATCTTCGCCCTGATGAACGTCCTCAACTTTGCCCACGGGCAGATGTATGTGATCGGTGGTTTCGTCACCTATACCTTCTATGGCCAATGGGGCGTGCCCTTCGTGCTGGCCTTGTTCATGTCCTGCGTGACCCTGGCCATTCTCGGTGCCCTGATCGAGAAATACCTCTTTGCCCCAGTGATTAAGAAATCGGCGCGCGAAGAAAGCACGATGCTGCTGGCCGCCGGGATCGCCTTTTTGCTGGATGCGCTGATCCTGATCATTTTCGGGGAAAAACAGCGCGGCGTGCCAAAGATTGTCGACGGTGTTTTCAACTACGATTTCCGGCTGATCATGCCATATGACCGGATTTTGATCTGCGTTCTGGCGATCCTGTCGATCGTCGCCTTCATCTGCCTCATGCAATATACCAAGACCGGCCGCGCCCTGCGCGCGCTGGCGCAGGATCGTACCGCGGCCCAGCTGATGGGTGTGAATGTCGATCGCTACTCGATGATCGGTTTCGCCCTCGGGGCGATGCTGGCGGGGCTTGTCGGCGGACTGCTGGTGACGATCACTGGCGTCAACCTCGGCATGGGCGGACCCACCTCGATCAAGGCCTTCATGATGGTGATGATCGGCGGGGCCGGCGTGATTTCGGGCGCGATCTGGGGAGGGATCATCCTGGGCTTCATGGAAGCGTTCGGGCTGGCCTATCTGGCGCAATATGGTGACATCACCTATCTGCTGATCTTCGTGTCGCTGATGATCTTCCTCGCCATTCGGCCCCAGGGGCTGATGGGCAAGCCGTGGGGATGA
- a CDS encoding ABC transporter substrate-binding protein translates to MQRRTLMKAALTAATLATFGTTSALAENPTLKIGFVGVTSGPAAAWGISNQRSMETRAAWINETGGYEIGGTTYDIEIVSFDDQKDPKRAIAGMEKMAQEGIHYVVGPNVDDGAAAVRPVAEANGIMYFPYAFPKELYTAPASNAVLGMVANYQSGPAIYKYLMEEKGVKSVAFIAANESDPLSQRDGGVAAAEALGLEVVSANVTYQVDTTDFTPVLTPVMRKRPDLLVLSGVSPANAPQLIRSARELGFQGFISTETAQDAGVLAEGAGDLANGFISVGGASTPELASPMMNEFVARYTEMFGEYNDESNTKVYALEYILETLKANPAAIDNVEEFQATMDTFEAPNPYMNGDAKLRYVGSTSFGQKRQVAVPLVVNVYQNGAFETLFVAEVD, encoded by the coding sequence ATGCAACGTAGAACACTCATGAAAGCGGCGCTGACCGCCGCAACGCTGGCCACGTTCGGCACGACGTCGGCGCTGGCCGAAAACCCGACGCTGAAGATCGGGTTTGTCGGCGTGACAAGCGGGCCCGCCGCGGCTTGGGGTATTTCCAACCAGCGGTCGATGGAAACCCGCGCGGCGTGGATCAACGAAACCGGCGGATACGAAATCGGCGGTACGACTTACGACATCGAGATCGTGTCCTTCGATGACCAAAAAGACCCCAAGCGCGCGATCGCTGGCATGGAGAAGATGGCGCAAGAAGGCATTCACTATGTCGTCGGCCCCAATGTCGATGACGGTGCCGCAGCAGTCCGCCCCGTGGCCGAGGCCAACGGGATCATGTATTTCCCCTATGCCTTCCCGAAAGAGCTCTATACCGCGCCGGCCTCAAACGCCGTGCTGGGTATGGTCGCCAACTACCAGTCGGGTCCGGCGATCTACAAATACCTGATGGAAGAAAAGGGCGTCAAATCCGTCGCTTTCATTGCCGCCAACGAATCCGATCCGCTCAGCCAGCGCGATGGCGGTGTCGCCGCAGCCGAAGCTCTGGGCCTCGAAGTGGTCTCGGCCAATGTGACGTACCAGGTCGACACCACCGACTTCACGCCCGTGCTGACGCCTGTCATGCGCAAGCGACCCGATCTGCTCGTGCTTTCTGGTGTGTCGCCGGCGAATGCGCCTCAGTTGATCCGCTCGGCGCGCGAGCTTGGCTTCCAGGGTTTCATCTCGACCGAGACCGCGCAGGATGCCGGGGTGCTGGCCGAAGGGGCCGGCGATCTGGCCAACGGTTTCATTTCGGTGGGTGGGGCGTCAACGCCCGAGCTGGCCTCGCCGATGATGAACGAATTTGTCGCGCGCTACACCGAGATGTTCGGTGAGTATAACGACGAGTCGAACACCAAGGTTTATGCGCTGGAATATATCCTCGAGACGCTCAAGGCGAACCCTGCCGCGATCGACAACGTTGAGGAATTCCAGGCGACGATGGACACGTTCGAGGCGCCCAATCCCTACATGAACGGCGATGCAAAGCTGCGTTATGTCGGTTCGACCTCCTTCGGGCAGAAGCGTCAGGTGGCTGTGCCTCTGGTGGTGAATGTCTACCAGAACGGCGCGTTCGAAACGCTGTTCGTCGCTGAGGTCGACTAA
- a CDS encoding GntR family transcriptional regulator, giving the protein MPLKPKASPQKQTDIRSDPDEGFIVERIYKAVMEQRLAPKTKLSEARLCETFGVGRMRVRRALLLLSSQGIIDLQSNRGAFVACPDTSEANDVFAARLLIEPPLVRQLAESAGEIDLTLLTDHIALEDAARAKNERTEIIRLSGEFHTKLAQATGNKFITRMMRELVTRTSLIVGLFGSSENSSCPDDEHSNILQAIRSEDPGKAEHLLITHLEHIQSGLDMQTRHPPQDDLAVILGA; this is encoded by the coding sequence GTGCCACTCAAACCCAAGGCAAGCCCTCAGAAACAAACGGATATTCGCTCCGATCCCGATGAGGGTTTCATTGTTGAGCGCATATACAAAGCCGTCATGGAACAGCGCCTGGCCCCCAAAACCAAGCTGAGCGAGGCGCGTCTTTGTGAAACTTTTGGTGTCGGGCGGATGCGCGTTCGACGCGCGCTTCTGCTGCTTTCAAGCCAGGGAATTATCGATCTTCAGTCGAATCGGGGGGCTTTTGTTGCGTGTCCTGACACATCTGAGGCGAATGACGTCTTTGCCGCCCGGCTGCTGATTGAACCACCGCTTGTCCGGCAACTGGCCGAGAGCGCGGGCGAGATTGACCTGACATTGCTCACCGATCATATCGCTCTGGAAGACGCCGCCCGGGCCAAGAACGAGCGCACCGAAATCATTCGACTTTCAGGAGAGTTTCACACCAAGCTGGCGCAGGCGACCGGCAACAAGTTCATCACACGCATGATGCGCGAGCTTGTCACCCGCACCTCGCTCATTGTCGGCCTGTTCGGATCTTCGGAAAACTCAAGCTGCCCCGATGACGAACACAGCAATATTCTGCAGGCGATCAGATCAGAAGATCCCGGGAAAGCGGAACATCTGCTCATCACGCATCTGGAACACATCCAAAGCGGTTTGGACATGCAAACGCGCCATCCGCCCCAGGATGATCTGGCCGTTATTCTCGGAGCATAA